One Cellulomonas soli DNA window includes the following coding sequences:
- a CDS encoding right-handed parallel beta-helix repeat-containing protein, translated as MALTASGGIRVTQAGQVIDGLDVDGDISIEAPGVVIRNSRIHGSGTYGVYVRSGSVTITDTEIFGFENAIAGSSWTASRVDIHSTYGDGVKLGSDVVLEDSWIHDMTPSSGAHADGAQMQSGVTNLTIRRNVIDMTTAEGANSALFLAPDQGPSTDGPVLVEQNVLDGGHYTVFCVDGNDGQYVVGNITIRSNTFGRGADYGAARVNVPVTWAGNVYTEGTEARY; from the coding sequence GTGGCGCTCACGGCTTCCGGCGGGATCCGCGTCACGCAGGCCGGTCAGGTCATCGACGGCCTCGACGTCGACGGCGACATCAGCATCGAGGCACCCGGCGTGGTGATCCGGAACTCGCGGATCCACGGGTCGGGCACCTACGGGGTGTACGTCAGGTCGGGCAGCGTGACGATCACCGACACCGAGATCTTCGGCTTCGAGAACGCGATCGCGGGCAGCTCCTGGACGGCCAGCCGGGTCGACATCCACTCGACCTACGGCGACGGGGTCAAGCTCGGCAGCGACGTCGTCCTCGAGGACAGCTGGATCCACGACATGACGCCCAGCTCCGGGGCGCACGCCGACGGCGCCCAGATGCAGAGCGGCGTCACCAACCTCACGATCCGCCGGAACGTCATCGACATGACGACCGCCGAGGGCGCCAACTCGGCACTGTTCCTGGCACCCGACCAGGGCCCGAGCACCGACGGTCCCGTGCTCGTCGAGCAGAACGTGCTGGACGGCGGCCACTACACCGTGTTCTGCGTCGACGGGAACGACGGGCAGTACGTCGTCGGCAACATCACCATCCGCAGCAACACCTTCGGTCGCGGCGCCGACTACGGCGCTGCCCGGGTCAACGTCCCGGTGACCTGGGCCGGCAACGTCTACACCGAAGGGACAGAGGCCCGGTACTGA
- a CDS encoding polysaccharide deacetylase family protein, with product MGNVRARMPGWARTGARRIADVVLAPVLGSVAGGRRDDEVAVTFDDGPDEATTPALLDLLDRLGVRCTFFLLVPRAEQHPDLVRQIRDHGHEIALHGLDHRPLTSLRHADAVRTLRDARRRLEAVAGTPVTRYRPPYGKQTPASWVAARRAGLEVVVWTADAADWVDRPAAEVAATAAARLGPGGILLLHERVEPGPDGEPVSTSFDRAEMAERVLDDVSARGWSAVTVETLVRDGGARLTAWFGH from the coding sequence GTGGGCAACGTACGGGCCAGGATGCCGGGCTGGGCACGCACGGGAGCCCGCCGCATCGCCGACGTCGTCCTCGCACCGGTGCTCGGGTCGGTCGCCGGCGGACGCCGCGACGACGAGGTGGCCGTCACGTTCGACGACGGGCCCGACGAGGCGACGACACCCGCGCTGCTCGACCTCCTCGACCGCCTCGGCGTGCGCTGCACCTTCTTCCTGCTGGTCCCGCGCGCCGAGCAGCACCCCGACCTCGTCCGGCAGATCCGCGACCACGGTCACGAGATCGCGCTGCACGGCCTCGACCACCGCCCGCTGACCTCCTTGCGGCACGCCGATGCGGTCCGCACGCTGCGCGACGCCCGCCGTCGGCTCGAGGCCGTCGCCGGGACCCCGGTGACCCGCTACCGCCCGCCGTACGGGAAGCAGACGCCCGCGAGCTGGGTCGCGGCCAGGCGCGCGGGGCTCGAGGTCGTCGTCTGGACGGCCGACGCGGCGGACTGGGTGGACCGCCCCGCGGCCGAGGTGGCCGCCACCGCGGCTGCGCGGCTCGGCCCCGGAGGCATCCTGCTGCTGCACGAGCGGGTCGAGCCCGGGCCCGACGGCGAACCGGTGAGCACCTCGTTCGACCGCGCGGAGATGGCCGAGCGGGTGCTCGACGACGTCTCCGCGCGGGGCTGGTCGGCGGTCACGGTCGAGACGCTCGTGCGTGACGGAGGGGCCCGCCTCACCGCCTGGTTCGGTCACTGA
- a CDS encoding glycosyltransferase, with protein sequence MSPDRADRPDPWVVLASGVSWDDAWMSEKHLAVALSAYVPVLFVDPPVSYLTPLRKPHLRAGGLRPRVAEVHPGITRVTPLAPPGVSRPGLRVAAAAATRHAIRSAVARAEGPRRAVHAVVVASLDDVLGACPGALRVLWGTDDWVAGAELMGLSADYLRRREADQLAAADVVVTVTGHLADLWRERSTAVRVVPNGCDPGHFATVDQVPAAPDVHLPGPVAGFVGHLSDRIDVAVLEAVADTGASLLLVGPVQPGFATERLARLLARDNVQSTGRRPFEDLPGYLRAIDVGLTPYADTAFNRSSFPLKTMEYLAAGRPVVTTGLPAARELPADLVTIADGPAQVTAATLAALAAPADPALAARRRAYAAGQSWDARARAFLDVLGLADRVPVAADQTLSAER encoded by the coding sequence ATGAGCCCTGACCGCGCCGACCGCCCGGACCCGTGGGTGGTGCTCGCATCGGGGGTCTCCTGGGACGACGCCTGGATGTCGGAGAAGCACCTGGCCGTCGCCCTCTCGGCGTACGTGCCCGTGCTCTTCGTCGACCCGCCGGTGTCCTACCTGACCCCGCTGCGCAAGCCGCACCTACGGGCCGGCGGCCTGCGCCCCCGGGTCGCCGAGGTCCACCCCGGCATCACGCGGGTGACGCCGCTGGCCCCGCCGGGCGTGAGCCGCCCCGGGCTCCGGGTGGCGGCCGCTGCGGCCACCCGGCACGCGATCCGGTCAGCCGTCGCGCGTGCCGAGGGGCCGCGACGAGCCGTGCACGCCGTCGTGGTCGCCTCGCTCGACGACGTGCTCGGTGCGTGCCCGGGCGCGCTGCGCGTGCTGTGGGGCACCGACGACTGGGTCGCCGGTGCCGAGCTCATGGGCCTGTCGGCGGACTACCTGCGCCGACGCGAGGCCGACCAGCTCGCCGCGGCCGACGTCGTCGTGACCGTGACGGGGCACCTCGCCGACCTGTGGCGCGAGCGGTCCACCGCGGTCCGGGTCGTGCCGAACGGCTGCGACCCGGGGCACTTCGCGACCGTGGACCAGGTACCCGCGGCCCCGGACGTGCACCTTCCCGGCCCTGTCGCCGGGTTCGTCGGACACCTCTCGGACCGGATCGACGTGGCCGTGCTCGAGGCCGTGGCGGACACGGGCGCGTCGCTCCTGCTCGTCGGCCCCGTGCAGCCCGGCTTCGCGACCGAACGGCTGGCCCGCCTGCTGGCCCGCGACAACGTCCAGTCGACCGGTCGACGACCCTTCGAGGACCTGCCCGGCTACCTGCGCGCCATCGACGTCGGGCTCACGCCCTACGCGGACACCGCGTTCAACCGCAGCAGCTTCCCGCTCAAGACCATGGAGTACCTGGCCGCCGGGCGACCCGTCGTCACGACGGGGCTCCCGGCCGCCCGTGAGCTGCCCGCCGACCTGGTGACGATCGCCGACGGGCCCGCGCAGGTGACGGCGGCGACGCTGGCCGCGCTGGCCGCACCGGCCGACCCCGCGCTGGCCGCGCGACGACGCGCCTACGCGGCGGGGCAGAGCTGGGACGCGCGCGCCCGGGCCTTCCTCGACGTGCTCGGCCTCGCCGACCGGGTGCCTGTCGCTGCGGACCAGACGCTCAGCGCCGAGCGCTGA
- a CDS encoding glycosyltransferase produces the protein MRTTTTSRPAATDPSSGAQGRPRLLFLRQDRTDLPAFVLQHLDEHLRALQAHFDVVLVDGACDYDQMCDVHRPDLTLVESGVYARRDRRIDNTHTHPDVPKIGLINADAYCQTRSVFLSDMDRWGVGTYFTISMVMRERMPEVADRLFVWPNFADRTLFRTYDGGRPTRLLLTGSQQSNYPWRVRVNALLQERFGVEPQPHAGWFDARATAGMVSGEAYARSLSAAQIVPTCGTIAHELVRKHLEIPAAGALLLTERTAAVEQAGFVDMETCVLADEHDVVDKVAHLLEHPDELARIAAAGQALVHERHDLTTRDQMRQWYELQRRATSGQRVVQPDPFGPMVLAPVGPPMGIAGATGASRARDLVLLARGRAELDDGRPVEAEETFAQVLALHHMPEATHGTARALLRQGRAEQAAPRAWEAIEQSVRRHLAYDPDPVDWATWVRVLLCQGSVGRAEAAAGRFPDIDHPELRRTRAVLAALAGHRPLQGPARARTSVHPLPDLTWAQWLDDLAADLAACAQDQLADRVRALAPAGEPATRPVTGPASTRPRRRARQLPRELRRSPLRLVRRRVRALAGRVRAR, from the coding sequence GTGCGGACGACCACGACCTCTCGACCTGCCGCGACGGACCCGTCGAGCGGGGCGCAGGGACGACCCCGCCTGCTGTTCCTGCGGCAGGACCGCACCGACCTGCCGGCGTTCGTGCTGCAGCACCTCGACGAGCACCTGCGGGCGCTGCAGGCGCACTTCGACGTCGTGCTCGTCGACGGCGCGTGCGACTACGACCAGATGTGCGACGTGCACCGGCCCGACCTCACGCTCGTCGAGTCGGGCGTCTACGCGCGCCGGGACCGTCGGATCGACAACACGCACACGCACCCCGACGTGCCCAAGATCGGGCTGATCAATGCCGACGCGTACTGCCAGACCCGCTCGGTCTTCCTGTCCGACATGGACCGGTGGGGCGTGGGCACGTACTTCACGATCTCGATGGTCATGCGCGAGCGGATGCCCGAGGTGGCCGACCGCCTGTTCGTGTGGCCCAACTTCGCCGACCGCACGCTGTTCCGCACGTACGACGGCGGGCGCCCGACCCGGTTGCTGCTGACCGGCAGCCAGCAGTCGAACTACCCGTGGCGGGTGCGGGTCAACGCGCTGCTCCAGGAGCGGTTCGGAGTCGAGCCGCAGCCGCACGCGGGCTGGTTCGACGCGCGCGCCACGGCCGGCATGGTCTCCGGCGAGGCCTATGCGCGTTCGCTGAGCGCGGCGCAGATCGTGCCGACGTGCGGGACGATCGCGCACGAGCTGGTGCGCAAGCACCTGGAGATCCCCGCGGCCGGGGCGCTGCTGCTCACCGAGCGCACCGCGGCCGTCGAGCAGGCCGGGTTCGTCGACATGGAGACCTGCGTGCTCGCCGACGAGCACGACGTGGTCGACAAGGTCGCGCACCTGCTCGAGCACCCCGACGAGCTGGCCCGGATCGCCGCGGCCGGCCAGGCCCTCGTGCACGAGCGGCACGACCTGACCACGCGGGACCAGATGCGGCAGTGGTACGAGCTGCAGCGACGGGCCACGTCGGGGCAGCGCGTCGTGCAGCCCGACCCGTTCGGGCCGATGGTGCTCGCACCCGTCGGTCCGCCCATGGGGATCGCGGGCGCCACGGGTGCCTCGCGCGCGCGTGACCTGGTGCTGCTGGCCCGCGGCCGGGCCGAGCTCGACGACGGCCGCCCGGTCGAGGCGGAGGAGACGTTCGCCCAGGTCCTCGCGCTGCACCACATGCCCGAGGCCACGCACGGCACCGCGCGCGCGCTGCTGCGCCAGGGCCGGGCGGAGCAGGCGGCGCCGCGGGCGTGGGAGGCGATCGAGCAGTCCGTGCGGCGGCACCTCGCCTACGACCCCGACCCGGTCGACTGGGCGACCTGGGTGCGGGTGCTGCTCTGCCAGGGCTCGGTCGGCCGGGCCGAGGCCGCCGCCGGCCGCTTCCCCGACATCGACCACCCCGAGCTGCGCCGCACCCGTGCGGTGCTCGCCGCGCTGGCCGGTCACCGTCCCCTGCAGGGTCCCGCACGTGCGCGGACCTCCGTCCATCCCCTCCCGGACCTGACCTGGGCGCAGTGGCTCGACGACCTGGCCGCCGACCTGGCCGCCTGCGCGCAGGACCAGCTCGCCGACCGCGTGCGCGCCCTGGCCCCCGCCGGGGAGCCGGCGACCCGGCCGGTCACCGGACCCGCGAGCACCCGCCCGCGTCGACGGGCCCGGCAGCTGCCGCGCGAGCTGCGCCGCTCACCGCTGCGCCTCGTGCGCCGACGGGTGCGCGCGCTCGCCGGACGGGTGCGGGCACGATGA
- a CDS encoding lipopolysaccharide biosynthesis protein produces MSGIDPTPRLVTDVEHLTEQAGARALGGPVDGGTGPGDGPGDGDDRPHDDRDPEGSGDIGRRAASGVLWMTAQKWLMRFSGLATVAILTRLLGPEQFGLVAAASTVAPIVYLFSDLGFSAYIVQADEVDERRLSTGFWFSTIVGGLMCVGLLLFAPVLADLFHLPDLVAVLRVMTISIAFVVVTSIPYALMRRRMQFRALAVQGGIAALLAQVVAVVTALAGMGVWALVLQLIVAQGVSAVLAWIWARWWPRLLFSRRDFVAMARFGLQVVGVDVIAMLRSWAETAIVVASLGATGLGYLSIAQKLIQVTQDMSAAALLPVATVVFAQVRSSADRLRASYLKALGVSYAAVAPVMTVVAVTGPVLVPLLFGDGWEPSVPVAQALALAAVLTLGAMLDHGLFYGVGKPGRWLVYAVAIDVLTVATTAWAVRWGLAGIAVGFIGVAAVATVVRWKLVGRLVGAPARTVARPFGGVAVCVALSALAGMAVARSTDSLPAIVEVGLTGLVIGVVHVVAVRFLMPSTARAVVEMLPGRFRGPLLRVVGTAPVPVRLEENA; encoded by the coding sequence ATGAGCGGCATCGACCCGACGCCCCGCCTCGTCACGGACGTCGAGCACCTGACCGAGCAGGCCGGGGCCCGAGCGCTCGGTGGCCCGGTCGACGGCGGTACCGGGCCGGGCGACGGTCCCGGCGACGGGGACGACCGTCCGCACGACGACCGAGACCCCGAGGGCTCCGGCGACATCGGCCGGCGCGCCGCATCGGGTGTGCTGTGGATGACCGCGCAGAAGTGGCTCATGCGGTTCAGCGGTCTGGCGACCGTCGCGATCCTCACCCGCCTGCTCGGACCCGAGCAGTTCGGCCTGGTCGCCGCGGCCTCCACGGTCGCGCCGATCGTCTACCTGTTCTCCGACCTGGGCTTCTCCGCGTACATCGTGCAGGCCGACGAGGTCGACGAGCGGCGGCTGAGCACCGGGTTCTGGTTCTCCACGATCGTCGGCGGGCTGATGTGCGTCGGTCTGCTGCTCTTCGCGCCGGTCCTCGCCGACCTGTTCCACCTGCCCGACCTGGTCGCCGTCCTGCGGGTGATGACGATCTCGATCGCGTTCGTCGTCGTCACGTCGATCCCGTACGCGCTCATGCGCCGACGCATGCAGTTCCGGGCCCTGGCCGTGCAGGGCGGGATCGCGGCGCTGCTCGCCCAGGTCGTCGCCGTCGTCACGGCGCTGGCGGGCATGGGCGTGTGGGCGCTCGTCCTGCAGCTCATCGTGGCGCAGGGCGTCTCGGCGGTCCTGGCGTGGATCTGGGCCCGCTGGTGGCCCCGCCTGCTCTTCTCGAGGCGCGACTTCGTGGCGATGGCCCGGTTCGGCCTGCAGGTCGTGGGGGTCGACGTCATCGCGATGCTGCGGTCGTGGGCCGAGACGGCGATCGTCGTCGCATCGTTGGGGGCCACCGGGCTGGGCTACCTGAGCATCGCCCAGAAGCTCATCCAGGTGACCCAGGACATGAGCGCGGCCGCGCTGCTGCCGGTTGCCACGGTCGTCTTCGCGCAGGTCAGGTCGTCCGCCGACCGGCTGCGTGCGTCGTACCTCAAGGCGCTCGGCGTCTCCTACGCGGCGGTCGCCCCCGTGATGACGGTCGTCGCCGTCACCGGTCCGGTGCTCGTCCCGCTGCTGTTCGGCGACGGCTGGGAGCCCAGCGTCCCGGTCGCGCAGGCGCTCGCGCTCGCGGCGGTGCTCACGCTCGGCGCGATGCTCGACCACGGGCTGTTCTACGGCGTCGGCAAGCCCGGCCGGTGGCTGGTGTACGCGGTCGCGATCGACGTCCTGACCGTCGCGACCACCGCCTGGGCGGTCCGCTGGGGCCTGGCGGGCATCGCCGTCGGCTTCATCGGGGTGGCGGCCGTGGCCACCGTGGTGCGCTGGAAGCTGGTCGGACGTCTCGTCGGCGCCCCTGCTCGGACGGTCGCCCGGCCGTTCGGCGGCGTGGCTGTGTGCGTCGCGCTGTCGGCACTGGCCGGGATGGCCGTGGCACGCTCGACCGACAGCCTGCCGGCGATCGTCGAGGTGGGGCTGACCGGCCTGGTGATCGGCGTCGTGCACGTCGTGGCGGTCCGCTTCCTCATGCCGAGCACGGCCCGCGCCGTCGTCGAGATGCTGCCGGGCCGGTTCCGTGGTCCGCTGCTGCGCGTGGTGGGAACGGCGCCCGTGCCGGTCCGTCTGGAGGAGAACGCATGA
- a CDS encoding glycosyltransferase family 2 protein produces the protein MSTLGGLSARARSVVDHRSVSTPALGALAAVRPRHLRPRLRVPAGQAAPLTRRPTVSVIIPCYNYAHFLPGAVRSALDQDGVDVQVVVVDDCSTDGTRRVAHGFAAEDPRVVPVDNDVNLGHVRAFNRGLEQATGEFVARLDADDLLTPGSLARACALFDAEPDVGLVYGHPRHFVTSVAPPAQVGRVGSTVWSGHDWLAERCRVGVNCITTPEAVVRASVIEQVGPLDTRLGYAQDMEMWCRVSSVSDVGRVDGADQALHRDHAGSMSATDGSGALLDLRERATVFDVVFGGPGGDLPDAAALHARARRTLAREAVDTVHRMLDRPGAQAEDVTALVDFAEETDPGVFGERRGRALVRRLEKVGPVSHRDLTSSLVGYWRSVLGELDYVRWTYQGI, from the coding sequence ATGAGCACCCTGGGCGGCCTGTCGGCCCGTGCCCGGTCCGTCGTCGACCACCGGTCGGTGAGCACGCCCGCGCTCGGCGCGCTCGCGGCCGTCCGGCCGAGGCACCTGCGGCCTCGCCTGCGGGTGCCGGCCGGGCAGGCGGCGCCGCTGACCCGGCGACCGACCGTCTCGGTGATCATCCCCTGCTACAACTACGCGCACTTCCTGCCGGGCGCGGTGCGCAGCGCGCTCGACCAGGACGGTGTGGACGTGCAGGTCGTCGTCGTCGACGACTGCTCGACCGATGGCACGCGACGGGTGGCGCACGGCTTCGCGGCCGAGGACCCGCGGGTCGTCCCGGTCGACAACGACGTGAACCTCGGGCACGTGCGGGCGTTCAACCGGGGGCTCGAGCAGGCCACGGGGGAGTTCGTGGCACGCCTCGACGCCGACGACCTGCTGACCCCCGGGTCGCTGGCCCGCGCCTGCGCGCTGTTCGACGCCGAGCCGGACGTCGGGCTGGTCTACGGGCACCCGCGGCACTTCGTGACCTCGGTCGCGCCGCCCGCCCAGGTCGGCAGGGTCGGGTCGACCGTGTGGTCGGGCCACGACTGGCTCGCCGAGCGCTGCCGGGTCGGGGTCAACTGCATCACGACTCCTGAGGCGGTCGTGCGAGCCTCGGTGATCGAGCAGGTCGGGCCGCTCGACACCCGGCTGGGCTACGCCCAGGACATGGAGATGTGGTGCCGGGTCTCCTCGGTCAGCGACGTGGGTCGGGTCGACGGCGCCGACCAGGCGCTGCACCGCGACCACGCGGGGTCGATGAGCGCGACGGACGGCTCGGGTGCCCTGCTCGACCTGCGCGAGCGGGCCACCGTGTTCGACGTCGTGTTCGGCGGCCCGGGCGGGGACCTGCCGGACGCCGCCGCCCTGCACGCACGGGCCCGGCGGACGCTCGCCCGTGAGGCGGTCGACACCGTGCACCGCATGCTCGACCGCCCCGGTGCGCAGGCCGAGGACGTGACGGCGCTCGTCGACTTCGCCGAGGAGACGGACCCCGGGGTGTTCGGCGAACGGCGCGGTCGCGCCCTGGTGCGTCGTCTGGAGAAGGTCGGCCCGGTCTCGCACCGGGACCTGACCTCGTCGTTGGTGGGCTACTGGCGTTCGGTGCTCGGCGAGCTCGACTACGTGCGCTGGACCTATCAGGGCATCTGA
- a CDS encoding O-antigen ligase family protein: MGRPAGPRAAVVRRSVDAGVLLLAWVLVVMLVPANLVLKPLGAAGTPAQILGLAAAAWWLAVQLDRSRTTLRPAQPVRTAMAVFVAGMLASYVAAASRPIEALEISSADRGLLLVLSWWGLVMLAGDGFAHRGRLDRVLRALVGAAGFAGALGVLQFFTEKAYVDLISIPGLSANSTLNSVYGRNGFARAAGTSTHPIEFGVLMVMVLPIALHYALSDTHRSRFVRWAPVVAIGAAVPITMSRSALLGLAVVLAVLLPSWPVRRRWWTGAAVVAGFGAVYVAIPGMLGTMIRLFTGISQDDSALSRTDSYDLALQFIERAPVFGRGLSTFLPSYRILDNQYLGLLIETGVVGTLAFLGLLVTALIVAYRMSVRLPEAVDRSLARGLTACIAAAALAFATFDAFGFPQVAGVLFFSIGCVTALRRLTAPGRAGTLTTTAAIPVTAAATGTAPAAALSGERPRSSDADATELPAPGRTSVTPAPALSGHTPGNPHTREVEAR, from the coding sequence ATGGGCAGACCTGCCGGCCCCCGCGCCGCCGTGGTCCGGCGTTCCGTCGACGCCGGCGTGCTGCTGCTCGCCTGGGTGCTGGTGGTCATGCTGGTCCCGGCGAACCTCGTCCTCAAACCGCTGGGCGCCGCCGGAACCCCCGCGCAGATCCTCGGCCTGGCCGCGGCCGCCTGGTGGCTCGCGGTGCAGCTCGACCGGTCCCGCACGACCCTGCGGCCCGCACAACCCGTGCGCACGGCCATGGCGGTGTTCGTCGCCGGGATGCTGGCCAGCTACGTCGCCGCCGCGTCCCGTCCGATCGAGGCGCTCGAGATCAGCTCGGCCGACCGCGGCCTGCTGCTCGTGCTGTCCTGGTGGGGTCTGGTCATGCTCGCCGGCGACGGGTTCGCCCACCGGGGGCGGCTCGACCGCGTGCTGCGGGCCCTCGTCGGCGCCGCCGGGTTCGCGGGCGCGCTCGGCGTGCTGCAGTTCTTCACCGAGAAGGCCTACGTCGACCTCATCTCCATCCCGGGCCTGTCTGCCAACTCCACGCTCAACAGCGTGTACGGCCGCAACGGTTTCGCCCGTGCCGCCGGCACCTCGACGCATCCCATCGAGTTCGGCGTGCTCATGGTGATGGTGCTGCCGATCGCGCTGCACTACGCACTCTCGGACACCCACCGGTCGCGGTTCGTCCGCTGGGCGCCGGTCGTGGCCATCGGCGCGGCCGTGCCGATCACGATGTCCCGCTCCGCCCTGCTCGGCCTCGCGGTGGTGCTCGCCGTGCTGCTGCCGAGCTGGCCCGTGCGGCGACGGTGGTGGACGGGCGCCGCGGTGGTCGCCGGGTTCGGTGCCGTGTACGTCGCGATCCCGGGCATGCTCGGGACGATGATCCGGCTGTTCACCGGGATCTCGCAGGACGACAGCGCGCTGTCCCGCACGGACAGCTACGACCTGGCCCTGCAGTTCATCGAACGTGCCCCCGTGTTCGGGCGCGGGCTGTCGACGTTCCTGCCCTCGTACCGGATCCTCGACAACCAGTACCTGGGTCTGCTCATCGAGACCGGGGTGGTGGGCACGCTCGCGTTCCTCGGGCTGCTGGTGACCGCGCTGATCGTCGCCTACCGGATGAGCGTGCGCCTGCCCGAGGCGGTCGACCGGAGCCTGGCGCGCGGGCTGACCGCCTGCATCGCGGCCGCCGCGCTCGCCTTCGCCACGTTCGACGCGTTCGGCTTCCCGCAGGTCGCCGGGGTCCTGTTCTTCTCGATCGGGTGCGTCACCGCGCTGCGGCGACTCACCGCACCCGGCCGCGCCGGAACCCTCACGACCACGGCGGCGATCCCGGTGACCGCTGCGGCGACGGGCACGGCGCCCGCGGCGGCCCTGAGCGGGGAGCGCCCCCGGTCCTCCGACGCCGACGCCACCGAGCTGCCGGCACCGGGCCGGACGAGCGTGACCCCGGCGCCGGCCCTCAGCGGGCACACCCCGGGCAACCCGCACACCCGTGAGGTGGAGGCCCGATGA
- a CDS encoding glycosyltransferase family 2 protein → MPVHLSAHRVTGAVTSPAPTTPTEVRPGGRPRVSVGIPLHDYEQYLEECVVSVLAQDGVDVDVTIIDDASNDGSLALARRLAAQDPRVVVRAHEVNHGHIATFSEALAVGDAPYVLKMDADDVLPPGALRRSLTLMEAHPEVAFCYGYAQRFEGATPVGTRTAVRRWSVWTGPEWIERRVRRGHNVILQPEVVIRRSALEQVGGHDVRVAAASDLHLWLRLASVGGVARVDGPVQGLYRVHGSNMHSTMHGGFWRDLQARADAFALFLDEHGDRLPDLERTRATLARTLARDALRMVQRDAEGRIELEVPAEQLLAFARESDPTIVRTRAWRRTCRADGTVRTGPVGALLRDLEDKARWRVWRRYGM, encoded by the coding sequence GGCCGTGACGAGCCCCGCGCCGACGACGCCGACCGAGGTCCGGCCGGGTGGTCGTCCGCGGGTGTCCGTCGGGATCCCGCTGCACGACTACGAGCAGTACCTCGAGGAGTGCGTCGTCTCGGTGCTCGCGCAGGACGGCGTGGACGTCGACGTGACGATCATCGACGACGCGTCGAACGACGGCAGCCTCGCGCTCGCCCGGCGCCTCGCCGCGCAGGACCCTCGTGTGGTGGTGCGGGCGCACGAGGTGAACCACGGGCACATCGCGACGTTCAGCGAGGCGCTCGCGGTCGGTGACGCCCCGTACGTGCTGAAGATGGACGCCGACGACGTGCTGCCCCCGGGGGCCCTGCGTCGCTCGCTCACGCTGATGGAGGCCCACCCCGAGGTGGCGTTCTGCTACGGGTACGCCCAGCGGTTCGAGGGCGCGACCCCGGTCGGCACGCGCACGGCCGTGCGGCGCTGGTCGGTGTGGACGGGCCCGGAGTGGATCGAGCGCCGGGTGCGGCGCGGGCACAACGTGATCCTTCAGCCCGAGGTCGTCATCCGTCGCAGCGCGCTCGAGCAGGTCGGCGGGCACGACGTGCGTGTGGCTGCGGCCTCCGACCTGCACCTGTGGTTGCGGCTGGCGTCCGTGGGCGGGGTGGCACGGGTCGACGGCCCGGTGCAGGGCCTGTACCGGGTGCACGGCTCCAACATGCACTCCACGATGCACGGCGGGTTCTGGCGCGACCTGCAGGCGCGGGCCGACGCGTTCGCCCTGTTCCTGGACGAGCACGGCGACCGTCTGCCCGACCTCGAGCGCACGCGCGCCACGCTGGCTCGCACGCTCGCGCGCGACGCGCTGCGGATGGTGCAGCGGGACGCCGAGGGGCGCATCGAGCTCGAGGTGCCCGCGGAGCAGCTGCTGGCGTTCGCCCGGGAGAGCGACCCGACGATCGTGCGCACGCGTGCCTGGCGGCGCACCTGCCGCGCCGACGGCACGGTGCGCACCGGTCCGGTCGGTGCGCTGCTGCGCGACCTCGAGGACAAGGCGCGCTGGCGCGTGTGGCGTCGGTACGGGATGTGA